A window of Nicotiana sylvestris chromosome 8, ASM39365v2, whole genome shotgun sequence genomic DNA:
tttcatctattgcatcacctttgactagattgacccagaagggttctcCTTTCCGTTAGTCTGATGAttatgaggagagctttcagaagctcaagacaactttgactacagcacCATTTCTTGTATTACCTTCTGGCtcggggatgtatacggtatattgtgatgcttcacgcgttggcttgggatgtgtattgatgcaggaggggcgagttattgcatatgcttcgtgtcagctgaaggttcatgagaagaattatcttgtgcacgatctagagttggtCGCGATTGTTCATGCCCTTAAGAtgtggaggcattatttgtatggggtgtcatgtgaggtctatactgatcatcgcagcttgcaATATATATTCAAGCAGAgcgatcttaatttgaggcagcgcaggtggcttgagttactgaaggattatgacatcaccattctttatcatccgggcaaggcaaatgtggtcgcggatgccttgagtaggaaggcggagagtatgggtagcttggcattcattccaacAACGGAGatgccactagctttggacatccaGTCCTTGGATAATAGACTTGTAAGGTTGGACATTTCAaagcccagccgagttcttgcatatgtggttgctcagtcttcattattggggcagatcaaggcccgacagttcgatgatccacatttggcggttCTCAAAGAGACGGTACTTCAGGGAGGTGCCAAAGAGGTTTCTATTAGCGAGGATGGTGTTTTACGACTCCAGGGTCGTTTatatgttcctaatgttgatgtcCTAAGGGAGAGGATTTTAGAGGAGGtgcacagttcgcggtattccattcatctgggtgctacgaagatgtatcgtgacttgaggcagcattattggtggcgaaggatgaagaaagacatagtggagtatgtagccaggtgtttgaattgccaggaggtcaagtatgaacaccacaggccgggtggcctacttcagtagatgcctataccagagtggTAGTGGGAGCacatcaccatggattttgtagttgggttgtcgcggaccttgcggaagtttgatttagtatgggtcattgttgataggttgaccaagtcggcccaTTTCATCCCAGTGGCGACTACTTACATAGCAGAGAGGtatgctcagatttacattcgggagatagtctggttgcacggtgtgcctatttccatcatatcagatagaggccctcaatgcatttcccatttctggagagctgttcagagtgagttggggacccgtgtagagctcatcacagcattccatcctcagactGACCGGCAGTCAGAGCGGACAGTTAAGATTTTGGAAGACATGCTCAgggcatgtgttattgactttggagggcagtgggatcagttcttgcccttggcagaatttgcatacaacaacagctatcagtccagcatagagatggctccatacgaggctttatatggtcgccGTTgttgttctcctatcgggtggtttgagcctggtgaggctaagttatacggtacaggatgccttggacaaggtgaagttgatccaggagaggcttcgcatagctcagtctagatagaagagttacgcggattagaaggcgcgtgatgtatcattcatggttagcgagaaggttctcttgaaagtttcgccaatgaagggcattatgaggttcgggaagaagggcaaattgagcccaaggtttattggtccctttgaggtgttgaggcgagttgggagGTTGCCTATGAGCTTTCTTTACCCCCCAGCCTATCGGGGGTTCACCCggtttttcatgtatcgatgcttcggaagtatcatccCGACTTGTCctatgtgttagacttcagtactattcagctggatgagagtttaggttatgaggaggagttagttgccattattgataaaCATGATCGctagttgaggtccaagaggatttctacGGTAGGGTCCAGTGGAGgagccaaccagtcgaggaggcgacctaggagtccgaaGAGGACGTGCGGAGCAGATATCAACATTTATTcagcagctcaggtacttttctatgtccgttcgaggatgaacatttgtttaagagctggaaaatgtaacgacccacccggtcgttttgccttttagaacctcgttcccttaaataaaacttcccgtGCTTGCTTTAGATAATTTTCGACTTGCGGGGACGgctggttcgggatttggaagagtttggagtaaAATATGTCCATTTGTTTCCTTAGAATTGtcttaaaagactaagtttgactttggtcaacattttgagcaaacagacccggatttgtgatttgacggtcccggaagaTCCGTGGGAAAATAtaagacttgggcgtatgcccagaatcaaattccaaggtccctagctcgagtaatgaatttttattagaaattgttaatctaaagttttaaggatttaaagaaactaattaatgattggtTTCATAGGTAttaggctcgtatgttggttccaaATCACGGTACAggtccgaaatatcatttaagacttgcctataaaatttggagtcaatccgagtagtttaagggtgttttggcccgttagaggaaaattaagaacttgaaattcataagttgtattcatttggttttagggggtgattcctagatttagcgttgtttcgggtgttccgaaggttcgagtaggtccttctcgtgatttcagacttgtcggtatgttcggacggggccCGAAAGCCCCGAGCATCAATCGgatgaggctcgagtgaagtggaaATTTTTTAGAAGagctgaagctgctgcttctgtcataaaaTCGTTGAGGCAGTGatgttcatttaatacgggttctaagtcatttttatcACTTTTTCACTCTTCCAATGGTGATTTTAGAGGTTTTGAGAGAAGAtcttcacctagcatcttgaggtaagtgtgttctacctatttctagtttaataatTTTGTCTtgggtagattaaacactagtatTAAGGTGAAATCATGGGGATAGAGCAAAAACTTAGGGTTTTagtaaaagttagatttaaccacaaaaatttgctatggaataaattagaaatcatatattatcgatccttaggttataaagaacaacttccttaaaaaaaattcggaatccaggcatgtgggcccgaggtcgaattttaggaaacttatgttaaaggttgggaaattgcttactCGTTCCTGGTagtggaagtgcactttggatcaaggtgagtctcctttgtaaccttgtaagagggaattgtccccataggtgtaataattgaattaGTTACTATtatatgcgggggctacgtacgcattaggtgacgagagtccgtgcgtagctactactatgttaagtccgggtagtctaggacccaaaagcatgatcTACGTGACATTCTTGTAATTTGATGATAAATTCGGATTCGTATAAATTATTTTGGTTAAGGTAAATGAGACTAGTGGAGGAACCTTATCCTGTTTGgtcttttaaaagagaatttggaTATTCCTATGAATAACTACCCctccgatatatatatatatatattattgtctgcttgttgatgagcttatttatatttgaccgcgtcgcacgtgtgattcgcaagggggtaatagatgcatctatggttcgagccgttcgaccctcagcagtgcacactttacttttatgttggatcgggtcgtacgtcccTAGGTGTTATTTGCACATGCTTTACTTAGTATTTCTCGGCGGACTGAACTTCATATATGCCTTGAAAATGTAAATGGATACCATGACATTATTTGGAAAAAGGATTGTTACTCATTGCCATAAAACGTTAATAAATTGTGCTATTCATGCTTATTATAAATTCTTCTTATATTATtcgaccctagtaagtatcaagtcggcctctcgtctctacttcttcgagattatatgggatacttactgggtacatattgtttatgtacccatactacacttctgtacttaattgtacaggatctgaggcaggtgtatctggctatcagtctggtgcgcatcctTGAGCGGACTCGAGACTTTTACGGTGAGTTGCTTCCCTCCCATGCCGTTCAGTAGCCTGAAGAAGTCTTTCTTATGtatttttgctgtctattctgtttcgaacagtaggatagtgtgattcttttgtatattctactagttgcccacagcttgtgataccaggtcttggaacacacattagtagactgtatccttttggggttgtatgatttttattactttattaatcatttctgatttttatttcaacttaaagaattatttcaactatttttgggtAAAGGTAAGTGAAAGTTTATTTAGTattttccgcgttggcttgcccggCAATGGTGTTGGACgtcatcatgacctattatggaaatgggtcgtgacaatatggtatcggagcactaggttcacgtaggtctcacaagtcattgGCAATCCTAATAGAGTTTTGtcgatcggtacggagacgtctgtatttatctttgaGAAGCTATAGGGtattaggaaaactactctttattcatttcctatcgtgcagtggttggtatactaaatttccctcttctattctctcacagatggtgaggacacgcactgctgatgttccagacccgggcggagctgctccccccgttcttagaggccgaggcagaggccgggggggagggcaccagcccgtggtaggggacgagggcatcccaAAGTTATTCCAGTAGTACCACTAACAGATCCTGCGGGAGATCCTATTATCGAGGAgtagggcgaggtgcccgcagctgagcctaccccgatagactttatgacaacaccgggattccaggaggtcatgggccgtatgctacagttcatggattctatgactcaggctggtttatttccagcagatccgGCTACATCACAAGCAAGAGGGGGACCACAGACCCCTACTGTCAGGCTCCCGGTCACGCAGCCacagtgtatcagactccggaTGTACTACCCGCAAATGGGGCTCAGCCAATTGCTGCAGTGACACCCCAACCCAGGCCAGTTGTGGATGGCGATTCGCAGgagttattggatagatggactaggcttaaccctcctatcttcgggggtgagcgacatgaggatgcccaggacttcattgacaggtgcagggacagactgcacaacataaggatattggagtcgcatggagttgacttcactacttttcagttggaGCGCAGAGCCCGTAGGTGGTGGCAGTCATATGTTCTTGGtaggccagcaggttctcctcccctcacttggggtcagttcacacagttattcttggataggtaCGTTCctccctctgagagggaagagctgcggtatcagtttgagcatcttgaACAAGGTCATATGTaggtgaccgattatgaggcgaggttcTCTAAGTTGTCTctccatgcactcatgatacttcccataGATACGGAGAGAGTGTGGAGGTTCGTTGCGGGGTTACACCCCACTATTCAAGCtggcatggcccgagaggtggagatgggtactGAGTATCAGCTAGTAGTAGAGATTGCTCGCAGAATTGAGGGGTAGAGAGTAGATGCAGTAGGATAAGAAGACTAGATTTTCGGGAGAGTTCACAGGTgacccagctaggggtagaggtcacttcgggaggggtcagcccagcagacCCTCGTATTCGGCACCCCCACCCCCTCCTAGAGGTGCTCTAGTGAGGCCTTATTTCAGTGCGATGCCGGAAAGTTCTTACCGCCCACCAGCTGTTCAGGGTTCCTCCGGTGGGTATTCTAGTTatcagggttcttccagtgcTCACTTCAGTGCCATGCTAAAGAGTTCATATCGCCCCCCAGCCATCTAGGGTTCTTCCCGTGGGTACTCGGGTCAGTAGGCTCAAACTTCAGGGCAGCAGGCTATGGTACCGAAGGTATGCTACGAGTGTCGAGATCCAggtcacatgaagaggacctGCCCCAAAATTTGGGGCAAGGTAGTGCAGCAGGGTCAGAAACTTATGAATTTAGCATTGGCCGCCCcgccacctagaggtggagggaaggctggtaggggtcgtcctagaggtggaggccagacagGGAGAGGTCAACGAGCTAttgctcagtcaggtggaggccagccagccggcgctccagccagattctacgCCCTTCCGGCCAGGCCAGATGCATTAGCCTCAGATgtcgtcatcacaggtattatctccgtcggcggtagagatgcttcggtattatttgacccagggtctacttattcatatgtatcatctttgTTTGCTCGTTTTTTGGTTATTTCTAGTGAGCCTTTGGGCACTcttgttcatgtgtccactcctgtgggtgattctgtggttgtgaatcagatctaccggtcctgtgtggtcacattctgtagttttgagactagagcagatctcatgttgcttgatatgatcgattTTGTGGTCATCTTAGGCATGGGTtagttatctccatatcacgccgtcctagattgccatgaCAAGACTGTTTCACTAGTGATGCCAAGCTTGCCGGGGTTGGAGTGGAAGGGGTCCACAGTTGATACACCTAGTTGGGTTATTTCCTTCCTGAAGgttcggcatatggtcgagaaagggtgtttggcttatctagcttatgtttgggataccaccgcagagtctccgacgattgattcagttccagtagtttgGGAGTTCGCTGATAtatttccttctgatcttccgggcatgccaccggatcgtgatattgatttctgtattgatttggctcttgGCACCCAgtctatatctattccaccgtaccATATGGCTCctaaagagttgaaagagttgaaggagcagcttgaggagttattagcaaaggggtttggtaggcccagtgtatcacattggggtgcaccggtgttatttgtgaagaagaatgatgggactatgcggatgtgcattgattaccgccagttgaacaaagtcaccatcaagaacaagtatttgtTGCcttgtatcgatgatttgtttgaccagttgcagggtgctagggtgttatcgaagatagacttgaggtcagggtaccatCATCTgcagattcgggactcggatgttccgaagatTACAtttcggactagatatggccattatgagtttttggtgatgtactttggcttgactaatgccccgacagcatttatggacttgatgaacaaggtgttcaggccttatattgattcatttgtcatcttcttcattgacgacatcttgatatactcatgTAGCTTGGGGgtgcacgagcagcatttgagagtagtgctttaGACCTTGCGAGagtagaagctatatgctaagttctccaagtgtgaattttggctagagtcggtggcattcttggggcatattgtgtcaggagagggtattaaggtggatcccaagaagatcgaggtagttcagagttggccacgccCTACCTCAGTGACCGAGattaggagtttcttggggttaacAGGTTACTACAGAcgattcgtgcagggcttttcatctattgcatcacctttgactagattgacccagaagggtgctcctttccgttagtctgatgattgtgaggagagctttcgaagctcaagacaactttgactacaacaccattTCTTGTATTACCTTCTGGCTtggggatgtatacggtatattgtgacgcttcacgcgttggcttgggatgtgtattgatgcaggaggggcgagttattgcatatgcttcgtgtcagctgaaggttcatgagaagaattatcctgtgcacgatctagagttggtCGCGATTGTTCATGCCCTTAAGAtgtggaggcattatctgtatggggtgtcatgtgaggtctatactgatcatcgcagcttgcaATATATATTCAAGCAGAgcgatcttaatttgaggcagcgcaggtggcttgagttactgaaggattatgacatcaccattctttatcatccgggcaaggcaaatgtggtcgcggatgccttgagtaggaaagcggagagtatgggtagcttggcattcattccaacaacggagaggccactagctttggacatccaGTCCTTGGATAATAGACTTGTAAGGTTGGACATTTCAaagcccagccgagttcttgcatatgtggttgctcagtcttcattattggggcagatcaaggcccgacagttcgatgatccacatttggcggttCTCAAAGAGACGGTACTTCAGGGAGGTGCCAAAGAGGTTTCTATTAGCGAGGATGGTGTTTTACGACTCCAGGGTCGTTTatatgttcctaatgttgatgtcCTAAGGGAGAGGATTTTAGAGGAGGtgcacagttcgcggtattccattcatctgggtgctacgaagatgtatcgtgacttgaggcagcattattggtggcgaaggatgaagaaagacatagtggagtatgtagccaggtgtttgaattgccaggaggtcaagtatgaacaccacaggccgggtggcctacttcagtagatgcctataccagagtggaagtgggagcacatcaccatggattttgtagttgggttgtcgcggaccttgcggaagtttgatttagtatgggtcattgttgataggttgaccaagtcggcccaCTTCATCCCAGTGGCGACTACTTACATAGCAGAGAGGtatgctcagatttacattcgggagatagtctggttgcacggtgtgcctatttccatcatatcagatagaggccctcaatgcatttcccatttctggagagttgttcagagtgagttggggacccgtgtagagctcatcacagcattccatcctcagactGACCGGCAGTCAGAGCGGACAGTTAAGATTTTGGAAGACATGCTCAgggcatgtgttattgactttggagggcagtgggatcagttcttgcccttggcagaatttgcatacaacaacagctatcagtccagcatagagatggctccatacgaggctttatatggtcgccGTTgttgttctcctatcgggtggtttgagcctggtgaggctaagttatacggtacaggatgccttggacaaggtgaagTTGATCCAGGAAAGGCTTCGCATAGCTCAGTCTAGATTGAAGAGTTACGTGGAttagaaggcgcgtgatgtatcattcatggttggcgagaaggttctcttgaaagtttcgccaatgaaaggcattatgaggttcgggaagaataGAAAATTGAGCCCAAgatttattggtccctttgaggtgttgaggcgagttggggaggttgcctatgagcttgctttaccccccaGCCTATCGGGGGTTCACCCggtttttcatgtatcgatgcttcggaagtatcatccCGACTTGTCctatgtgttagacttcagtactattcagctggatgagagtttaggttatgaggaggagttagttgccattattgatagacaggatcgccagttgaggtccaagaggatttctgtggtagggtccagtggaggggccaaccagtcgatgAGGTGACCTAGGAGTCCGAAGAGGACGTGCGGAGCAGATATCAACATTTATTcagcagctcaggtacttttctatgtccgttcaaggatgaacatttgtttaagagctggaaaatgtaacgacccacccagtcgttttgccttttagaacctcgttcccttaaataaaacttcccgtGCTTGCTTTAGATAATTTTCGACTTGCGGGGACGgctggttcgggatttggaagagtttggagtaaAATATGTCCATTTGTTTCCTTAGAATTGtcttaaaagactaagtttgactttggtcaacattttgagcaaacagacccggatttgtgatttgacggtcccggaagaTCCGTGGGAAAATAtaagacttgggcgtatgcccagaatcaaattccaaggtccctagctcgagtaatgaatttttattagaaattgttaatctaaagttttaaggatttaaagaaactaattaatgattgatttcataggtattaggctcgtatgttggttccaaATCACGGTACAggtccgaaatatcatttaagacttgcctataaaatttggagtcaatccgagtagtttaagggtgttttggcccgttagaggaaaattaagaacttgaaattcataagtttgattcatttggttttagggggtgattcctagatttagcgttgtttcgggtgttccgaaggttcgagtaggtccatctcgtgatttcagacttgtcggtatgttcggacggggccCGGGATCCCCGAGCATCAATCGgatgaggctcgagtgaagtggaaATTTTTTAGAAGagctgaagctgctgcttctgtcataaccacacctgcggttggtggaccgcaggtgcgagaccgtagAAGCAGTTCtttcatcgcagatgcggcccagggcAGGGCAAAGcgaggaaccgcagaagcggctctgcAGATGTGGcctcaagaccgcagaagcggtcccaaccATTTTATC
This region includes:
- the LOC138876226 gene encoding uncharacterized protein, coding for MKRTFPKLWGKVVQQGQQPMNLALAAPPPRGGGKAGRGRPRGGGQIGRGQPTIAQSGGGQPAGAPARFYALPARPDALASDVVITGIISVGGRDASVLFDPGSTYSYVSSLFARFLVISSEPLGTLVHVSTPVGDSVVVNRIYRSCVVTFCGFESRADLMLLDMIDFEVILGMGWLSPYHAILDCHAKTVSLVMPSLPRLEWKGSTVDTPSWVISFLKVRHMVEKGCLAYLAYVRDTTAESSTIDSVPVVQKFTDIFPSDLPGMPPDRDIDFCIDLALGTQSISIPPYHMALKELKELKEQLEDLGEHEQHLRSDDYEESFQKLKTTLTTAPFLVLPSGSGMYTVYCDASRVGLGCVLMQEGRVIAYASCQLKVHEKNYLVHDLELVAIVHALKMWRHYLYGVSCEVYTDHRSLQYIFKQSDLNLRQRRWLELLKDYDITILYHPGKANVVADALSRKAESMGSLAFIPTTEMPLALDIQSLDNRLVRLDISKPSRVLAYVVAQSSLLGQIKARQFDDPHLAVLKETVLQGGAKEVSISEDGVLRLQGRLYVPNVDVLRERILEEVDQVGPFHPSGDYLHSRESELGTRVELITAFHPQTDRQSERTVKILEDMLRACVIDFGGQWDQFLPLAEFAYNNSYQSSIEMAPYEALYGRRCCSPIGWFEPGEAKLYGTGCLGQDFSTIQLDESLGYEEELVAIIDKHDR